Within the Populus trichocarpa isolate Nisqually-1 chromosome 14, P.trichocarpa_v4.1, whole genome shotgun sequence genome, the region CACATCACTGGTGCTGTGAGCAGATTCACTCTCTTGCAAAGCTTTAATGGCTGCTAATGCCAATTTTTCAGAGGCCCTGGAAGCTTCTATCTCCTTTTGAGCTGCAAGTAATCTACTCTCCATCGTACTTGCGCCAGCCTTTGCTTGTTCTGCTTCTTCCTTCGCCTTGCGCAGCTCTTCACGAGCCATTTGAGCAAGTGACTTGGCCTCATCAGCTGCTTCCGCTGCCTGCTGCAGTTTCTTGGGAATCTCGATCATTTTTTCCCTGGCTTCTTTCTCTTTCATCTGAACCCGGGCCGTTTCTGACCTAGTTTTGTCCAGCTCAGCCTGAAGAGAAGCAACTGTTACTGAGGCCATTCCTTCTCTCTGCTTAATGGTGGAAAGAgccagtttttctttttcaagctcTGTTTGTAACGATAAGGCAGCCACCTTCAAGCAATTTACTTCAGCAGTTGCTTTCTCAATGTTGAGTTTTACTTCTTCCAGTTCCTTCTTTGCTGAAGCAACTGTTGCTTGTATGTTGGTGTGAGTTTTTTTCTCAGGTTCCTCTTGCTCAGCTCTTGGTTCTCcttcagtttcatcctttattTTAGATTCCATATACGCTGCTAACTCAGTTTTCAAATCAACTAACAAAGCTGAAGCAGTGTCTAGTTTTGATTTGAGATCTTTTGCTGAAAGAATTTGTTGGTTAAGTCTCTGGAGCTCCTCTTCTGCTTGCTTTAATTCCTTCTCCCAGTGAAGAGAATCTTGCTCCTTGGCCATGATTGCTCCTATTCTTTGCTCCTCTGCCTCCAGATGAGCAGCATGAGCAGACTCTAAGGATTCCTTTGTAGAAATCAGCTCAATAGTGAGTTCCTCTACAGTCTTCTCAACTTCCTTGGATGCAGAAACAGCCACTTCAGCTTTTTTCACAGCTTCATCTTTCTCACTAACCAAAGAAGTATATTCCTTGTGCAGTGCTTCCAACTCATCATTAACAGCCTTTAGTTCCGATACGGCAGCTGAATGCCTGGCTTTAGCAACCTCAAGTTGTGCCTTGGCTGCAACACTAGCTTCATCAGCAATCCCCTGTTCCATTTCTTCCACCCTGAGCTTGACAAGCTCAGAATCTTGTTTTGCCTGATGCTCTTCTGTCTGTGCCCTCTCCAGATTGAGCTTTAGCTCTTCAATTAGTCTCTTAGTGTTGTCCAACTCCTTAAGAACTTGTGTTTTTTCCTCTTCAGCAGCCTCTGACCGTTTCTTGTACTCAGGCATCTCCACCTGTACTGTCTCTAATTCTTGGTCTACGAGCTTGCGTCTCTACAGAGTTAGAGAAAACACCAACAAGTTAGTAATTATGGAGATGGAAAAAAATGTCTGCTGTTGGAGCACAGCAATCAAATAGATGCAATGATTGGAAGCAAATCAGGAAGAACTCAAATTGCTAGTCCAGCACTCATTCGAAGAAGAGAAGCTTCCAATTTTTAAACATGGAAAAAGTGCACAATCAGATAAGATTTCCTTTAGAAAAGAATTGCATaaacattttcctttctttcatttccAAAAAATGTCAAATGTcaaactattttgaaaataaaagggagCGAAAAAGCAGCTTGCAGTAACAACTCTAACATCATTTCTGGAAGGAAAAGATAAATCTTAACTTAGGTGATGATGCATGTGCTAtttcttttgaaagaaaacattttgaGTTTTCCTTGTAAAGCATCACCAAAAGCAGCACAAGTGATCAAACATGAGAATCTGCTGATTTTCTTAGTTGCCAACCGGCATTATTGAATATCTAAACCCAAATGCCATGCTCTCGTATATTGCTGCATCATGGTGATAAGAAGAGGCTTGCTATGTCTCACTAAAGCCTTAATCACAGACTCAATGGTACATTCCTCTTAAGCCTCTTCAAATGACAACCTCTTACGAAAATAAGTAACCATCAAATATACATCCATTCCTTTCCTAACCACTGGTGCAATCAGAATTTCCATAGGCATCAAAACACACCAATTCAGCAACAAATTCTTGTTTCTAATATGCCATTTTCAATTTAGATTTCTGTTAAGACACGGGCACAAAAAATTTCCATGCTGCAAAATCCATAAAAAGATAACAGAGCAAAAGATATTGCTTCCCTTCTCATTATCAAAAGTATTGACTGGTGCTTGATGAAATAGTGCTGAAAAGTTATTATTGTTACGAATATAATCAGGATGTGTGACATCAATGAGAATGGCAGATTGAGTGTACCTCTACAGTCTGGATTCTATGGGCTTTCCAATCAACAATTCCTCCAAACTTAGAAACAGCTTCTTTAACAGATTCAAAAGGAGCTGCCGTATCAATTAGACCTCTGTTTATATCAGCCTGTTTAACAAGTTGAGGGGAAAGTCGAGGAGAATCACTAGATTTTGGTGTCCTGAAAGCAGGACTGGCAACCTTCGCACGAGGCGAAGCAGACTTATCCTGCTGCACTCTAACCTTTACATGGGGCAAAGCAGGTTCATCAGGTTGTGCTCTTTCAATAGGATCCTGAGGTTGCTCTACATCAGAGGAATTAGGTACGGGTTCAGATTTTCCTTGAGATTTCTGTCCATCAGAGGAATCCTGCATGGCTTCGGTTTTCTCTTGACGTTGCAGACCATTCGAGGAAACTTCAATGCCTGTTGTTTTCTCTAGAGATTCCTCATGTTCATTCAAAACATTTTGTGTTGCTTCAGATTTGGAACCATCCTTCAACGCACCTTGATCGTTCGCCTCTATTTTATCAACCgatgaggttgaaactgaaTCCTCCGATGCAGGAACTTCAATGCCTGTTGTTTTCTCTAGAGATTCCTCATGTTCATTCAAAACATTTTGTGTTGCTTCAGATTTGGAACCATCCTTCAACGAACCTTGATCGTTTGCCTCTATTTTATCAACCGATGAAGTTGAAACTGAATCCTCTGATGCACGAACTTGATCAATTTCTCCATCTCCATTTCTAGCAGGGCTTAATGAAGCTTCACCAGGAGAAGTGCCATTATCCTGGGATGACTGTGGAGGAGATGTAACTGCAGCAATTTTCACATCCTCCATTGGCAATCAGCGCCACAATGGTctctaaaactgaaaaaacaatattagaaaAACACCATCACCCAAAATTTCCAACTAGTTTAACCGCAAAAATTCACAATATCTATATCATCAAACATTGCAATCCATgcaaatatagaattaaaagaaaaagctttaaaaaaaatcatattttttcctCGTAGCACATATATATAGGCAATTTAGATCCATAATTCTGAGAATTTGCTGACAATtgttatagaaaaaagaaagaaagaaaaaagcagaGATAGAAAATTGATTAACACAAAATTGTTACAGTAACCGTAAATCTAACTAACCCATTGATTAAGATTCTGCTATATCATTAACAGCTCAATTTGACTCGAGAAATTTAATGTCAAAACCATCAAACTAAGCTTCATTAAATGAAcaaattccaaaaaaacaacaacaaaaattaaaagaagtacTCACTGGACGAAGTCAACGTAGGAAAAGAAACAACATCAAGACAAGAAATTGAGAGAGCAATCGAATGATCAAAACTGGAGTGATAAATTTGAAAGCCGGGCTGATTTGGATTAAAGGTCTGACTGTTCGATGGAAAGCcgagaagacgaagaagaaggagagagaCAGGAAacagaaagaagaggaagaagagacgTTACCTGGTAATAACTCTGTGGTGGTCGAGTAATAATTGAACGGAATTTTAATTTCACGTTAGGCGAAAATAGAAATGGGactaaaaatatagagaaaagataaaaaaaaaaacggagaGGTCACACGTGCTTGAACTAGATCCGTCTGTATGTCCTATCTTTCTCTCCCTCAATATTACATCATAGTTGTGACCCGGTCCGGATTGACCCGGAAAATAACATGCATCATTGAATTGTTAGATTAATGAGGTCAcctagattaattatttttttaatattttttaacctgACTGAGTCAATCTGGTCATAAATTTTACTaagtgaatatatttttttatttaatttaaatttgttttagattaagATTTAAATCGTGAGTTTTGCGGATGAAGCTATCAGAGTGACCTGGatttaacaataattataaattatgaattagattttattttattttcctcttgTGATGCAAcgtgattatttatttatgtgttgTGTGGCAGCACAACTCAGTTGGATTTTTTGGGACAGCTCCTGTCCACGTTTATCCATTCCTCTTTATTTGTGGCTTGATTTTGTATTCCGTTATTAATTTCTGGTATCCAACGTGGAAAAGAATACTGTTAATATTGCAATAATAGTgtggattgtttttattttaaataaataaccatcattattttactttaaCTAGCGTGAATTGATGGAATAAATTGTCGAGTACTTTGGCAAAAGAAGAAGCATATTCCAGTTTAAAGGCGCGACagttataataaattaataataataaataaagtaataGCCAATGAAGCCCGTCCACGTCATAAAACGCTTCCAAGCGTAAAGCCACCGCCCACATCGTGCATGGCATCACAGTGTAGACCTCCAGTGTGAAGAGAGACTCTCCCGTTGCCGTCGAAAGACTGAAATGCCCGTCTCAGTTACTCGTGTGGGGGGccaatttttgtaattttcctcCTCGTAGTTATATAAGTGGGGGCGGATAGTGTTGATTGACATAAGTACCCCTTGTTCGTATAGAAGGTGGGCCCGAACCTGGTGTCATCCGCCTAAAATTTTGAATAACTTTGGAACAGTTTGATGCTTGATTGATACTCGTAGATAGATACTCGGAGAGGGGAGGTTGATAGGACTTTTCATCATAGATAAATTGATGGGGATTAGAGAGCTTGAAAGGGAAAAcaccgattttttttaattatcagggttaattaaaaatattggagGAATGactcatttgaaaaaaagaattgaagaaataataTGGTATAATATGTTGCGGTTGagaaacatgatttttataGTATATTACTATTCAAAGTAGCGActtcttttagaaaaatattaaatgaatagAGAAGagcatagagaaaaaaaaaagtattggaaACACACCAAAATTTTGATTGCGACATCATCGctaccataaaaaatatcttaataagAAGAATTCAACGATACCAAAGAAAGTCATCAATAATAACTCGAATATGTTACATTTGCTGCTCAAAGATGACGGGTGGCTCACTTGTCTTTAGCAGTAAGTACAACTCACTCAAATCATTGTTATTGACCTTCATTTGGGTCATTGGAGCCACAAGGTTGAATGTCACATTTCTCAatcgttatatatataaactatgttattttataatttttttaaaaatatattattctactttttaaaaaaaaatatgctagttttttttttaaaaaaaaccatcatttatggattttaaaaaaaattagcacatttaattaaaaaatatgccGCCAAAGACAAATGGGTCGCCCTTCATTTTTGAGCGACAAGTGTGGTCTACTCGGGTCATCGTTGGCGACCTTATTTGGTGTCATTGGATTCATCTCTCTGAAATATTTTCAAAGGTACAGGTGGTGTTGTAATTGAAGCTAATATATCTTgagggtctttttattttttttttctctctcctatctcctacttatttattattttttaaatggtgtCGTTATTCTAAATAGCAACAAGCTATAAAAGTCGTGTTTTTCAATCCTGACATATACAAAGTATTTTATTTcactaaatatttttcaataaaatgtgctaaaaacaaaaatagtaaaaaacacCAGGGTGCTCGTAAACACACGCAAGGTAAGTGTTTTATGAAGTTTGGGACCTTTTAACACACAAATTAGCTAAACAATGTtagaaatatagttttaaagGTTATGTGTTATATGTAAAGGAGTAATTTTATGGTAGCAGGTGAGTAATCAATTGTGATATCCTACATCAGAAGCGAGCGTTCAGAGCCAAGGCCTTATTAGTAGTGCTAGTTGCTAACATGTTGTACGCGTTTTGAGGCGTTAGGCTCAGAAAGGGACTCGCGTCACCAAGAACAAAAACCGTtagggcggtaaggcccaaaacGAACAATATACAACATGTTGGGTCGagctgttacatttggtatcagagccgaggacGACTCGTCTTAAGGTAGGGGGATTGTGATATCCCACATTGAAAGCAAGAGTTCAGAGCCAGGGTCTTATTAGTAGTACTGATTGCTAACATGTTGTACGCGTTTTAGGGCGTCATGCTCAGAAGTGGGCTTGCgtcaccaagaacaaaaccgttagggcggtaaggcccaaagcggacaatatacaaTATTTTGGGTCGGGTTGTTACATCAATGGTAtcctattagttttttttagctccactttaaaataaataaatagatacaattagaagagagaaattatagatgaaaatattattatcatttttttgcaggtcatgaattttatattcttttttatttttgtgtttatttttttctttagagtGAGACCCATGTAGTAACTACTATAATgttattaattactttttgaaTACTATAAAATCTTATAGTAACAGgatgtaatgaaaaaaagaaagaaataaatacaaatccATGGGAataatgagtgtttttttttcttggtgaatGATAAAGAATGACTAGAGAAAATATAtggcaatttattttattttatgtttgatagaCACTGGACAAAACATGGTCGACTCGGGGCCTAAACCAATCtgggttaagaaaaaatagaggaagaattAATCCAACCTGACTCGATCAAAAACCTGGATTGATCTATAACTCAGTTGACTTAGGATAAAACATAAGTAAAAAATCTAttgattctctttttttttttaaacttcttttctcaaaacaaggttgttttttttttttccatttttggtcACCTCAAGTTGACCCTCCCGGCCTTGCCCCGATTCAACTCTcgagtcaagttttaaaattacgataataatcacttttatccaTACACTGACCTGATTCAACTCGAGTTGACCCTCCAACTCGTGACCCGAGCTTTGCCCTGAATCGACCTCcaagttagattttaaaactatgatagtAACCACTTTTATCCTTGCATTGATCCGGGTCAATTGTCAGCTAGACCAATTACGTAGATCTTGCACCAGGTCGACCCCCAAGTCGGGTTTtcaaactatgataataactacttCTATATTTACTTTGACCTCGGTAAATGGTCAACCTGATTTGTTACCCGAGCCTTGTCTTTGGCCAATCCCTACTCgagatttaaaattatgataataattatttttatttttatgttgacctGAATCAACCCATGTTAATCCTTATGCAAAGAACTTGACAAGTTTGTTCTATTTCTTTTAGAGGGGCAAAAATTTCTCCACTCaacaaagattaatttttatattgttcaaAGATACATTaaacaacttcaaaaaaaaattgtcatgtctaatctatttttatctGATATacaaaacactattttaatTCTTTACTAAGtcacacagttttttttttttttgcaacggttataattattttgaggagcaaatttataatttttcaagggATGTatgaaaaatttacaaaaactaCAAGGACTGAAATAAACTTGGCTCTTAACTACAGTGATATCATATCattgctttgtttttaattacatgattatttatgttttaaataaataaccatCACTATTTCAGTCCAAAAAGTGTGAATTGATGGAATAAATTGCTGAGTACTTTagcaaaagaagaagcataTTCCAATTTAAATGTGACAGTAatctaataataaatagataaagTAATAGCCAATGAAGCCCATCCACGTCACGAAACGCTTCTTAGCATAAACAAAGCTACCGCCCACGTCTCACGTCGTGCATGACATGACAGTGGAGACCTTAAGAATGCAGAAACTCTCTTGTTTCTGTCGAAAGACTGAAATACCCACCTCAGCTACTCCTGTGGGTGGCCAGTGTTTGTAATTTACATTCTCGTAGTCAATATAATTGGGGACATAAAAAGGAAAGCCGATGGTGTTGATTGACATAAGTACCCCTCCCTCGTAAAGTGGGCCCGAACCTGATGTGATCCGCCTATAATCTTGAATAATCTAGGAGCAATTCGATGCTTGTCCGAGACAAAGTGGTTTCTGTCATTGGAGTCTGAAGAGTGAAAGAAATGAATCCCGAGGTGTCGGTGCTGCACTTCCACGATTTTTGGAGTAAACCCTATTGGATTAAGGTACCTTGGCACGAGATAATTAGATTGAGAAGTGGAAAAGGAAGCACGGTAATTTTTATccaacatcaacatattaaaacaataaaaattctaaaacgatattaatttattatttcttaagaaaaataatatatacatgtCTTATTACTGTTTTGTAGACCCAATTATGGCAAGAAGTTCATATTagtatttaaagtaaaaaattgaataaaagcaTTCTTGTTTGGGTTCGAGCATATCTTCTCGGTTGCATCTAAAGCCTAAATGGGAGTATGTATGCACTGGTTCAGTCTGGTCAACGAGGTCTTTTTAAGGATTAATGTGTTGGTTGACTCAtctgaaaattttaaatatcgTGCTAGTGGAGCCGACTAGGTTTCTTAGAGATCAGGCAACATCCTTGGatataataaattagaaaaatgcATGGTATCCAAAGCCAAAAGGAGAGAGTAATTATGCCCGAGCATGGAGAGCCCGGATAGAACCGGTGGTCCATTAACTTCGGGGCGGTGATGTTGATGTGCCTTGTTTATGTTATGCGTTAGTACTCGGTGAGAAGGGACATAAACTTCAGGCCGAGTTCTGGTCCTAATCCGAGTGAGAAGGGACATAAACCTCAGGCTGAGTTCTAATCCGAGTGAGAAGGGACATAAACCTCAAGCCGAGTTCTGGTCCTAATCCGAGTGAGAAGGGACATAAACCTCAGGCCGAGTTCTAATTCGAGTGAGAAGGGGCATAAACTCAGGCCGAGTTCTGGTCCTAATCCGAGTGAGAAGGGATCACATAAAAGTCATGCCGAGTTCTATTCCTAATCCTAGATCCATTATTCGTGTGATTGATTAAAGCCATAAAACGAGGATGCTAAGCCTGAACCCGTCACCTCTCACAAGTCATGTCCTTGTAGAATATCATCTTATCAGTTGTgtcactggaaaaaaaaagaaaatgaaataaaaaaaagcatttctTTCAGGATTCCTTTgaattcttatagtttttattaatgattaataataattaataaagtgAAGCAGCTggtttctccattttttttagtttttagttaataaataaattggtgACACACGCAACGCTGTAAACTGGGCCaaattttttaacctaaaaaaaaaagaaacagttatgtttttaaagaagtgaGACAAATTCAATAATCgagttaaattttgattaattttataatacaataaaaaaataagatggcaacaacaaaattttttttgctctgAACAAAGTTGAGTTAATACGTTAAATCCATAACCTttagataagacatgttaagaTTACATGTATATTGTGCAATCTAGATCATGAGGtcaatataatttgacaaaaaaaaatgatgataaataaaaatgaaattgaaaaaattatgagacaaatataaattaaaatatttaatagcgCAACATGAATCATTTACCCCgttgtgtttaataaatttatttattaaaatcaatttgtaatagaaattgacattcatataaatttattaaataaaataaaagaaaaaaaactatgtaaggTTGcacttattaaaaatatcataagaaataaacatttttaatttataagaaaaggattgatttacatgaaatatataaaaatattatagataaaGCATATTAAcctcatgaaaaattaaagacacctaatataattaaagaaaaatgctatttaaaaaagctaaaaaatgaCATAGGagtattaattgaaaaaactaaaaaaaaagacataaaaaagtattaattgaaaaaaaaattccaaaaaaagaaaagtctaGGCGTGTGGGCCTTGAAGCCTACACACGCGAGCCTAAgcctgctatttttttttcttttttaaagggGTGTctgttcctatttttttttaaaaaaataaatagacgaCACATTTCCCGCTGCATTGATGCTTAAAATAATCATCATAAGACTCTCTCACCTAATGAAACTcattaacatcaattttaacTTGTTTAGAGGTTGAAATTGTTACCAATAAagaactttctctctcctcatgAAAATTCAAGGACTTCTCTCTTtccttccatgaaaaaaaaactgaaaatgagGATAAATAAAGTTCGGTatcaaagtatattttttataaattaaagggATTGGTCaccttataacaaaaaaaagttgggGGACTAAAATATACTtcacaaataaatttgaaagcacCACCTatgttatttgtatttttcacttcagtcttctatttttaattcaactctTCCTCTCAAAAAAACGTGCAATCGGATGTTGATTTTAGCTTAAAGGGTTTAATTGtgcaaataaaaagtttgaaaatcaaattgaaaattttaaaaaaaattatagtttcaaTCCACAATTATTTACGAGAGAATATACAATGATTTTATGCATAGTAAAAATGCCCTAGTTTTTGTTAATAGCTAGGATAAcatttttcatccttttcttgtattttccCTTTCTCGTAGTATCGTTTATCCTCTCCATTTGATCCTTTACCATGTCACTTGGGCTCTTTGTGTGCAACTATTAAATTCTACGTGAGGTTTGGCCCACTATTTGTCACAAATACAGGCTTGGATCTTTGCATTTTTGGGATCATTGATTGTTTCAATTGTGAATTTGCAATGACAAGACAATCCCAAAGCTCAAAACCATTTTGATAAACACAGCCCTTCGGCTGGAAATGACTTCATGAGCTGGATTGAAATATTCAGAAGTCAACGCACTCGCCCAGATCGAGGAAAACTGGGAACTTGAGAAATGGAGAACGTTTACCCCCATTGCTTAAAATCAACTGAGATATCAGATCAAGAgcaaaagatcaaaaaatataataacctAACCATACATTGTTTCGATATTAAAATCCCATGATAATGCATTTGATGACAATTAAGCCAAGGTCTACCCATTAAAAAATCACCTTATAATAGCCAAATTAAATATATGGAATATGCTTAGCTGCTGAATCCCAGCATCATCATGCATGACggtggaagaagaaaaaaatgatgtcaaatGTACAGATTGCAAGAACAGATAGTTCATCCGAGTGATCGAGGATAATACATCTATAATGGAACACAAGTGCTCAACTTTTTTCTTTGGCTAATTCTAAACCTAATGGTGGTTgaattattaaactttatattgATTCGATAATAATTAAAGATCGCCATATATATCGTATTCACAGGGCAGTGAAATTCCAGATGAATATGATTGTGGTGGCAGTAGGTGCACCTAATTTGATTGCCAAACCATACTTTCCATTCacatttctttaaatattatcaataataatGGCTTTGCATACTATCATTTTACTGTGTTAGAACTTAATTTCAAATCTGCTTCGATGATATTTAAGTACACAAATTGAAGTCAGCTATTTCTAGAAAGTTGgttctaaattaattttcttgtgcTTTATACGAGGTTATTAAAGTTcatcttaatttataattagcTTTAAAACTTAAATGATAAGTTTGTGCTTCATGCGAGgttattaaagttaattttaatttatgatcgGGTTCAAAACTTAAATGATAAGTTTGAtagattaattcaaattaattcgaATTAAACTAAAACTGTATAGTTTTTaagacattttttaatttagtttaatttaaaacttcagAAGTTAAatgaatatattattaaattgactTGATAGGTTTGGATGAGTTTTACTAACAAGATTGCAATCTAGTTACATTTCTCTCCTTGTTCAAATCCCGTAACAACtcaaatatctttctttttctttttgtgtccTTGCTTAAACTCCCAACAATCCTTTTAcattcttgtttttatattgaGTATTGACAAATTGACAGGTTAGTTCtcctaacctagacaaattatatatcttcttgtttcaaattaatgaaatcacCATCATGAGGTTAACATCAAATGCTTGGATGGATATCTAAATGTAAAAGTAAATCCTAATTAAAAGGTCTTATCCATTCCCTTGTAAATTCCTATTCACACATAAATTATATGGGGGAAAATCCCATATATATGTctctataaaatacaaaaatatgaagaaaaaaagaagagaagaaattactataagaaaagagagaaatcttGCTACAAATTCTTATATCAAATGAACCCTTCTAGGATCAGTAACATTTATTTTCCAATGCTCATCACTGAACTGACTCTTTCTAGCCATTTTTCTATCCCAGTCCAActcaatttttctcttctttgttaACCCACAAAACTTTTGCAACTTCTCATCCATGGCATCGTGAAATTTCCACCACCTCTGATGTGCTACATCACTTGCATAAACACGTTGATCTCCTATATTCCAGTTACAATCATAGTCTCTGTAACAAAGCCAAGGCTTTAACCCCAGATAATGTATGGAATAAACTTTTGGTGGGTCTGCCCCAAAGAGCTCGTTCTTGACACTAGCCTCATTGGTAGTGTTAGCCCAGAAGTTTTTCAAGAAGTTCACTCTTCTTGGTAATCTATGCCACCACACAAAAACTTCATTAAGGAACCCTTGATCACCTCCATTGTAGGAAATAATCTCCTTGCGTCGGtccattaatattttgaatgtgCAATTTGATGGCTCAATGACCATGATACCAGAATTAAAAATCCATACATCGTTCCCCGTAGCTGACATTTGAGGGAAGTGAAAAAGGATATCAAGGTTACGCAAAACTATGATGTCCGCATCTATGAAGACGATCTTGTCATAATCAGTGAGCTGCCACAGCCTAAACTTGCTATAGTTGTACTCATTGTACGAGTATTTTTCAGCTCTAGGGTTTCGGATTCTTTTGATGAGTCGGATCTTCCACCCGGCTGCTGCAAGAGCATGACGTTTGGGTTCAGAGATGGAATTATCTAGGAGAAGAACAAGGTCACGCTTGGTCCCCGTTTGGAGAAGGCTTTGGGCAAGGGCTATGACACCACAGACGTAGGCTTCTGAGGAATGGAGTACCGTGGCATAGGCCTCTCGTTTGGTAGTTCTTGTTGTCCTTTGAATCTTGGAGAGATCGTAGACTTCGTTAATACCTGCAAGTTAAAAACGCTTTATCATAGAGTTAATTAGCCAATAAAcacaattaagaaataatagCTTCGGCTCCACTATATATACTTTAAGGCAACTAAAACACAACTACCACATCACTATCTTATAATTCACCAAACAAGAATATTTTTCTAGCAAGTTGTTGGCACGTCCACATGGCGCCTACCAGCTGCCAATATAACTAAAGAAATATTTGCACGTCGTTGCACTATATATCTAGCCTTTGTAACTTCATTTCTTCGGCTGACGACAGACTTAGCTTTACTCATTGGATCTTTATATAAAAAGCACCGAAGAGCATCGAAGCGTCTGTAGCTCAGTGGATAGAGCGTCTGTTTCCTAAGCAGAAAGTCGTAGGTTCGACCCCTACCTGAC harbors:
- the LOC18104897 gene encoding protein WEAK CHLOROPLAST MOVEMENT UNDER BLUE LIGHT 1 isoform X1, with the protein product MEDVKIAAVTSPPQSSQDNGTSPGEASLSPARNGDGEIDQVRASEDSVSTSSVDKIEANDQGSLKDGSKSEATQNVLNEHEESLEKTTGIEVPASEDSVSTSSVDKIEANDQGALKDGSKSEATQNVLNEHEESLEKTTGIEVSSNGLQRQEKTEAMQDSSDGQKSQGKSEPVPNSSDVEQPQDPIERAQPDEPALPHVKVRVQQDKSASPRAKVASPAFRTPKSSDSPRLSPQLVKQADINRGLIDTAAPFESVKEAVSKFGGIVDWKAHRIQTVERRKLVDQELETVQVEMPEYKKRSEAAEEEKTQVLKELDNTKRLIEELKLNLERAQTEEHQAKQDSELVKLRVEEMEQGIADEASVAAKAQLEVAKARHSAAVSELKAVNDELEALHKEYTSLVSEKDEAVKKAEVAVSASKEVEKTVEELTIELISTKESLESAHAAHLEAEEQRIGAIMAKEQDSLHWEKELKQAEEELQRLNQQILSAKDLKSKLDTASALLVDLKTELAAYMESKIKDETEGEPRAEQEEPEKKTHTNIQATVASAKKELEEVKLNIEKATAEVNCLKVAALSLQTELEKEKLALSTIKQREGMASVTVASLQAELDKTRSETARVQMKEKEAREKMIEIPKKLQQAAEAADEAKSLAQMAREELRKAKEEAEQAKAGASTMESRLLAAQKEIEASRASEKLALAAIKALQESESAHSTSDVDTPTSVTLSLEEYYELSKLAHEAEEQANLRVAAAISQIEVAKESESRTAEKLEQVNQEMSARKEALKIAMDKAEQAKEGKLGVEQELRKWRAEHEQQRRASESGQGAANPIKTPGASFEDRKESKNFDRAPDAAVGYASSPKSHVPGSNTETDSSPEVKVPRKKKKSLFPRLLLFLARKKSHASKTG
- the LOC18104897 gene encoding protein WEAK CHLOROPLAST MOVEMENT UNDER BLUE LIGHT 1 isoform X2, yielding MEDVKIAAVTSPPQSSQDNGTSPGEASLSPARNGDGEIDQVRASEDSVSTSSVDKIEANDQGALKDGSKSEATQNVLNEHEESLEKTTGIEVSSNGLQRQEKTEAMQDSSDGQKSQGKSEPVPNSSDVEQPQDPIERAQPDEPALPHVKVRVQQDKSASPRAKVASPAFRTPKSSDSPRLSPQLVKQADINRGLIDTAAPFESVKEAVSKFGGIVDWKAHRIQTVERRKLVDQELETVQVEMPEYKKRSEAAEEEKTQVLKELDNTKRLIEELKLNLERAQTEEHQAKQDSELVKLRVEEMEQGIADEASVAAKAQLEVAKARHSAAVSELKAVNDELEALHKEYTSLVSEKDEAVKKAEVAVSASKEVEKTVEELTIELISTKESLESAHAAHLEAEEQRIGAIMAKEQDSLHWEKELKQAEEELQRLNQQILSAKDLKSKLDTASALLVDLKTELAAYMESKIKDETEGEPRAEQEEPEKKTHTNIQATVASAKKELEEVKLNIEKATAEVNCLKVAALSLQTELEKEKLALSTIKQREGMASVTVASLQAELDKTRSETARVQMKEKEAREKMIEIPKKLQQAAEAADEAKSLAQMAREELRKAKEEAEQAKAGASTMESRLLAAQKEIEASRASEKLALAAIKALQESESAHSTSDVDTPTSVTLSLEEYYELSKLAHEAEEQANLRVAAAISQIEVAKESESRTAEKLEQVNQEMSARKEALKIAMDKAEQAKEGKLGVEQELRKWRAEHEQQRRASESGQGAANPIKTPGASFEDRKESKNFDRAPDAAVGYASSPKSHVPGSNTETDSSPEVKVPRKKKKSLFPRLLLFLARKKSHASKTG